The Poseidonibacter lekithochrous region ATTCCAGAAGATATTGAAGTTTATTTAGTTATTTCAAATAGTGCTAAAACTGCATTAAAATTAGAAAGTGGGATTTCTGTAAAAAAGCAATTCCAAGATAAAAAAAATGTAACTATTTTAAAAGACTCAAATATTGCAGCGCCTATTGCATCAGGGTCTTTCCCTATTGATAAAATGATTGTATTACCTTGTTCAATGAACACTCTTGCAAAATGTTCTGTTGGAATATCAGATTCATTAATCACACGAGCTTTTACAGTAATGCTAAAAGAGAATAGAGAGATTATTCTTTGTCCAAGAGAATTGCCTTTAAGTTCTATTGCTCTAGAAAATATGCTTAAACTTTCAAAACTTGGTGTAACTATTGCGCCACCAGTTTTAGGATATTATTCTGGTCAACAAAGTCTAGAAGATATGGAAAACTTTCTAATT contains the following coding sequences:
- a CDS encoding UbiX family flavin prenyltransferase, translated to MKITVAISGASGANLGLNFVKKIPEDIEVYLVISNSAKTALKLESGISVKKQFQDKKNVTILKDSNIAAPIASGSFPIDKMIVLPCSMNTLAKCSVGISDSLITRAFTVMLKENREIILCPRELPLSSIALENMLKLSKLGVTIAPPVLGYYSGQQSLEDMENFLIGKWFDLLKIKHNLYKRWE